The DNA window GGTGGCCGGGACGGTCCGGCGAAGCGTGCTCGGACCCGGCGTGGTGGTCGAGCGTGGTGCAGTGATCTCAGACTCGATCATCTTCTCCGACACCATCATTCGTTCGGGTGCCGAGGTGTCGTGGTCGATTGTCGACGAGCGGGTGCGCATCGGACCCGACGCCCGGGTCGGCGGCCGGCCGCGGACTCGTCCGGTACCCACCGACCGCATCACCTTGATCGGCATGGAGGCGCAGGTCACCACGGGCGCGCGAGTGGGCATGGGTGAGCGCCTGGCTGCCGGATCACGGCGCATCTCGGGAAACTGACGCCCGGGAACTCACAGGTTCTCCGCGGGCAAACCCACGTAGGGTGGCGCCCGTGCGCTTCACCCTTCTGCGAATCGCGACAGCTCCGCGAATCGCGGCTGTTGGGATCGCGGCCGCTGCCCTGATGGGTCTGGCCGCACCCGCTGCGACGTCGGCGGCGCCGCAGCATTCCGACGACGCGATCGCGGTGTCACTACCGGGTCGTCTCGCGGCGGCCGACGCCTACGCCGCGACGCGACCGGGGACCGTCGGCATCGTCGTGGTCGATCGTGTCACGGGTACGGTGATGGCCAACCGGTACGCCGACACACCCGTGTGGACCGCGTCGACCATCAAACTCGCTGTCGCCACCGACCTGCTGCGTCGCCAGCGAGCCGGCACCGTCCACCTCAGCAACACCGGCCGGGCCGACATGCACGCGATGCTCAACTCGTCCGACGACGCCGCGACCGATCGGCTGTGGTTCGCCTACGCCGGCCGCGACCATCGCACGTTCAACCGCGACTTCCGTGCCTTGGGATGACCGCCCTGCAACCACAGGCCGGTTTCACGTCTTACTACCCGTATTGGGGCTTTCAGAAGGACAGTCCGCGCGACCTGGCCCGGCTGGTCCGCTACGTGCTGGACCGCCCCGCAGCGGGCGACCGCGGATACCTCGTCGCGGAGATGCGCAACGTGGCGGGAAACCAACGATGGGGCATCCGCGCATTACCGGCGAACCTGGCACCGGCAACAAGAACGGTTGGTCCGACGAACAGGGTGGATCGGTGGTCAACAGCATCGGCTTCGCCGGCCACAACCAACGCTTCGTCGTTGCGATCATGAATTCGCTTCGCGGCCAGGGCAATCAGAACGACGGTCGGGCGACGGTCACCCACGTCGCCCGTGATCTCCTGAGCTGAGCGAGACACACTGCGCTTCGGGCGTCAGGTCCGCTGGCCACTCAGCCGGCGAGGATCAACGGCAATGTCGTGAGGCGTCGCACCATCAAACTCCGTTCCCATTGTGGGTCCGGCGAGGCCAGTCTGAATTCGGAGGTCGCGTCCAGTAGCTGAGCGATGCCCAGGCGCGCTTCCAGTCGTGCCAGTGGCGCACCGACGCATAGGTGAATTCCCTTGCCGAATGCCATGTGCGAGCGACGGTCGGATGGGTCGAGGCTGATCGAGTCCGCGTAGTCGAAGATTGCCGGGTCGCGATTGGCCGCACCCCACATGAGGTAGAGGTGCGATCCGGCGGGTAACGGTGTCTGACCGAGGGTGGTGTCGTTGACGACATGCCGATAGTGTCCGCGGAACGGCGACTCCAACCGCAGTACTTCCTCGACGAACACCGGTATGAGTTCGCGATCGGCTGCAAGTGCGGCCACAATATCCGGATGGCGCGCGAGCAGCCAGACCGACGTTCCCAGTAGGCTCACGGTCGATTCCGCGCCCGCCGCGACGAGTTGGATCAAGATCATCACCGCAGAGTCCTGATCGAGGTCGCCGCAATGAACCAGCCGCGCCAGATCTCTCAGTACATCGTCGCCGGGTTCGGCCAACGCCCGATCAAAGGCGGCTGTGAGATAGGCGCTGAGCTCACCGACCGCAGCGGTTGCCGACTCCAACTGATCGGCGGTGACCACACCGTCCAGGAGCACAGTGCTGGCAAAAGACCATCGAATGAGTTCGGCGATGTCGTATTCGGGCAATCCCAGCAGCTCGGCCACCACCGCCATCGGTAGACGTTGAGCGATGGACTCCACCCAGTCCACGCGATCCCCGACGACTCCTGTCGCCCACAGGTCCACCAACGTCTGCTCGATGAACGGTTCGAGCCGGCTGACCCGCCGGGCCGTCAACGACGGCATGATGATTCGACGATGCATCCGGTGGCGGGGATCGTCGGCGGTGGCCAACACATGCATCGAGGAGCCCAGTTCGGCGACCGGAAAGCCTGTGACTTGCCCGTCGTCGTGCCACACCATGGTCGCCGTGAGATTTGACGAGAAGTCATCGGTCCTGGCCACTGCTTCGGCTATCAGGTCCCAGGACGTCACCGCATAGAACTCCGAATCGCCGAATCGAGCGACCGGGTTGTTGTCGCGCAGGTCGGCGAGACCGGCATAGGGGTCATCAAGATCACGCATTCGACCAGGGTCGACGCAGTTCGAGGCGAGCGCAATGGCTTCTGGTCATGTCGAGACATCGACGATTCGGGTCGAGCCCGCCGGTTCGGTCCACCAAGTGGTGACCTGCGGGAATTGCTGAAACATTCTGCGAATATGTCTCATACTGAGACTGGTGGCTCAGGACTGGTTGGTCGGCGGGGTACGAGCGGATTCGGCGCGTAACCGACTGCTCGATGTCGCGGCGACCATCGTCGCCCAGCGCGGTATCGACCGCTTCGAGATCAACGACCTGGCCGCCCGTGCCCACTGTTCGCGTGCCACCGTCTACCGCCACGTGGGCGGCAAACAAGCGATTGTCGAGACCGTTCTGGGCGTCGCCTCGGTACACATCGTCGACACCGTTCGCGAAGCCGTCGTCTCGCTACACGGACCCGAACGCGCCCAGGTAGCCATCGAAGTCGCGCTGCGTGAGATCCGTGCAGATCCGGTGACGAGTCAATTTATCCGGTCCGGACGGTTCCTCGAGGGCACCCGCTTGGTGCTTCACTCGCCGGTGGTCGCGCGGATCGCCGCTGAACTCATCGACCTCGACCCCACCGACAATGTGCCGGCAGCACTGGCCGTCCGTTCGGTGCTGGCGCTGCTGATCTGGCCCGCGAGTACTCCTGAACTGGAGATACAGATGATCGAGGAACTGGCCGTCGCGGTATGTCGGCACTGACCCGCCGGCGCTCAGTCGAGGCAGAACTCGTTGCCCTCCGGATCGGCCATCACGATGTGACCGCCTGCCATCGGCGGCGCGGGTTCGTGGCGCTCGAGCCGACGACCACCGAGCCCGACGAGACGCTCGCACTCCTTCTCGAGGGCCGCTATCCGTTCGTCACCCGCGAGTCCGGGTGCGGCCCGGACGTCGAGGTGCACACGATTCTTCGCGGTTTTCCCTTCCGGTACTCGCTGGAAGAAGACGCGCGGTCCGCGCCCGTCGGGGTCGACAAGCGCCGACGCGTCGTTGCGGTTCTCCGGTGGCACCCCCAATGCCTCCAGCGCCGCCTCCCAGGAGTCGAATCCCGGTGGTGGATCCTGCAATCGGTAGCCGAGGACCTGCGCCCAGAAGTCCGCCAGCGCGGCGGGGTCTGCGCAGTCGAAGGTCACCTGGACTTCTCTGGACATCGGAATCCTCCTCGCGATTGGTCTCACCCCCACGTTGCCAGTGATCGCGGACAGTGACGGTCCTCGATGTGGTGGGCGATCGCGGCGACCTTCAGCGCAGCCGTGCGCCGTACACCTTGTGAACCTGCATCGTCATCAGCACGCGGCGATCGTCGACCATCGCCGCGCGGTACTCGTCCCAGTCGGGATGCTCGCCTGCGGCGCGGCGGTAGTAGTCCACCAGGGCCTCCACCTCGGGTCCGTGCGGGTCGTCGCCCGGACCGACGAGGGTGACCGCCCCTTCGGCGGTCGCCCAGGTGTACCCGTCGGAACTGGTGACCTCGAGTGCCGCCCGCGGATCGCGCCGCATGTTGGCGGTCTTGGCCCGCCCCTGGGCCACCGACACCAGGATCGTGTCGGTCGAGCGATCGTAGAAGGGCGTCACCGGTGACAGTTGAGGCATGCCGTCGGACTTGATGGTCGCCAGCACTCCGATTCGTGCGGTGCTGAGGAATTCGCGGGGGTCAAAGGCTGCAGGGGTCATGTGACCGTCAACCGGTGCTGCCATCCCGGCTATTCCTGCCAACGACGACACCGCGGCACCCTGTGCTATCGGACATCCGTTGTGAACAGATGTTCTTCGTCGGGTTCGCCAGAGCCGGTCATGGCAAGTACACGGGCGACGTTGTCGTGGTCGTAGGAGGTCCACCGGTCGCGATGCTGGCGCCGGTACTCCGACCACGACGACACGATGAACTGCTCGACGAAGCGGTCGGGCTCGTCGCCGCTGCGATAGAGCCGCCAGTTCCGTGCGCCGGTGCGGCGGCGTGATCGGGCCACGGCCGCCATCGCGTCGAGGAACTCGTCATGCCGCTCCTCAGCGACCCGATAGGTGGCGCTCACCTCCACCGGGCCGTCGTCGGGCTCGGGCTCGAAGATCAGCGTCGGGACCGGCCAGGCTGCTGAGTTCGACGCTGATCGGCGCGGTGATGGCGTTGCTGGTCTACACCGGTCACCTCGATCCCGCGGGGCTGCTCATCTTGACCTTCCTGCTCGGTGTGGGATCGTCGTTGTCCTCGCCGGCATTCCAGGCGATACAGCCGGAGCTGGTACCGCGAGATCAGATCCCGGACGCCGCATCGCTGGGCAGCGTGTCGGTGAATGCGGCTCGCGCGATCGGGCCGGCGCTGGCCGGTCTGATCTTCTCTTTCGGCGGCGCCGGACTCGTGTTCCTGCTCAACGCCATCTCCTATCTCGCTGTCGTGATCGCACTGTTGATGTGGCATCGACGGTCCCGTGATTCGACTATCGAACCCGAGCATGTGGGAGTCGCTCATCGTCGGGCTCCGCTACGTCTGGTCGGCGCCCATCGTGCGTCGCATTCTGCTGCGTTCGGCACTGTTCGCGGTTCCGGCCTCTGCTCTCTGGGCGCTGTTGCCGCTCGTGGTCGCTCATTCGTTTCACCTCGGTTCCACCGGGTACGGCCTGGTCCTCGGTGTGCTGGGGATCGGGGCGCTGATCGGTGTGGCGCTCATGCCGTGGGTGCGCACCCACATGTCGTCATCGCTGGTACTGGCTTCCTCGGCGTTGTTGTTCGCGCTGGGCACACTGGCTGCGGCGGTGTTGTCGTTGTGGCCGTCCCTGATGCTGTTCCTGCTCGCGGGGGTGGCCTGGATCGCGACGCTCACGACTCTGAACGCGGGCACTCAGCTGACGCTGCCGCAATGGGTGCGTGCACGCGGTATGTCGGTGTATCTGCTCGTCTTCATGGGGTCGCAGGGCATCGGATCGTTCCTGTGGGGAGCGGTAGGGTCGGCGATCGGCACACGGTGGGCACTGATCGTCGCAGCGATATGCCTGGTGATCGCCGCGGCGAGTGTCGTGGTGCTTCCGTTGTCGCCCGTCACCGGCACCCTGAGCCGGGAACTCATACACCGAGGTCACCACCAGCAGCCACTTGCGATCGAGGAGGTCGGCGAGGACTCCCGCGAGCAGGGACAACACGAGTGTCGGCGCGAGGCTGGCCGTCTGCGCCAGCGAGATCACCGTTGGCCCGGCGTGATTGTCCACCAGGAACCACTGGGCGCCGACGGATTGCATCCAGAGTCCGACATTCGACACGAGTTGCGCGATGAACAGATTGCGAAAGATGTTGTTCTTCAGCGGTTCCCAGGCGGATGCCATGCGCACTCCTCGGTTCGGCGGGCGTCACCGGCCCGCGACGTCGTGGTGCCGCGACCGCCATCGTCGACGATCCGATCGCGCCCGCGACTCCGCTTCGGCGAACGGTCAAGGAAGCGGCGTCCGCCGTCCCAGTCTGACAGGCCCGCGTCGTGACGCCTCGACAACTGCGTCACCCATCCAGTTGTCTTGGAACGTACACAAGTATTCGTTTCAAGCTCGCGTAGGATTCATGCCATGCAGTTGCCCGATCTGATGCCGACCGTCCCCTCCACCACCGCCGAGGCGCTGGAACTCTTCGACGCCTCGCCTGCCGTGGAACCCGACTTCATGATCGGCACCTGGCACGGCGCCGAGGTCCCGACCGGACATCACGTCGACGGCCTGCTCGCCGCCAGTGGGTGGTGGGGCAAACAGTTCATCGACGCTGAAACGGTGCATCCCCTCCTGTTCCGCACCAGCGACGGCACCGGGCTGTGGCCGATGAATCCCGTCCTGGCCTTCAGCGGCGTCGGGGTGTCCAAGAAGGTCCCGGCAATCAAGAATCACTCGTACGCCAAGACGATCGCCGCGACCCGTCGGCTCTACCAGACGCGGACGGCCCGGGCCCGGTTGCGCACCACCCGTTATCGCGGTGTCGACTCGGCGACGATGGTCTACGACCA is part of the Gordonia bronchialis DSM 43247 genome and encodes:
- a CDS encoding cytochrome P450, translated to MRDLDDPYAGLADLRDNNPVARFGDSEFYAVTSWDLIAEAVARTDDFSSNLTATMVWHDDGQVTGFPVAELGSSMHVLATADDPRHRMHRRIIMPSLTARRVSRLEPFIEQTLVDLWATGVVGDRVDWVESIAQRLPMAVVAELLGLPEYDIAELIRWSFASTVLLDGVVTADQLESATAAVGELSAYLTAAFDRALAEPGDDVLRDLARLVHCGDLDQDSAVMILIQLVAAGAESTVSLLGTSVWLLARHPDIVAALAADRELIPVFVEEVLRLESPFRGHYRHVVNDTTLGQTPLPAGSHLYLMWGAANRDPAIFDYADSISLDPSDRRSHMAFGKGIHLCVGAPLARLEARLGIAQLLDATSEFRLASPDPQWERSLMVRRLTTLPLILAG
- a CDS encoding TetR/AcrR family transcriptional regulator yields the protein MAQDWLVGGVRADSARNRLLDVAATIVAQRGIDRFEINDLAARAHCSRATVYRHVGGKQAIVETVLGVASVHIVDTVREAVVSLHGPERAQVAIEVALREIRADPVTSQFIRSGRFLEGTRLVLHSPVVARIAAELIDLDPTDNVPAALAVRSVLALLIWPASTPELEIQMIEELAVAVCRH
- a CDS encoding VOC family protein; protein product: MSREVQVTFDCADPAALADFWAQVLGYRLQDPPPGFDSWEAALEALGVPPENRNDASALVDPDGRGPRVFFQRVPEGKTAKNRVHLDVRAAPGLAGDERIAALEKECERLVGLGGRRLERHEPAPPMAGGHIVMADPEGNEFCLD
- a CDS encoding PPOX class F420-dependent oxidoreductase — protein: MTPAAFDPREFLSTARIGVLATIKSDGMPQLSPVTPFYDRSTDTILVSVAQGRAKTANMRRDPRAALEVTSSDGYTWATAEGAVTLVGPGDDPHGPEVEALVDYYRRAAGEHPDWDEYRAAMVDDRRVLMTMQVHKVYGARLR
- a CDS encoding MFS transporter, yielding MIFEPEPDDGPVEVSATYRVAEERHDEFLDAMAAVARSRRRTGARNWRLYRSGDEPDRFVEQFIVSSWSEYRRQHRDRWTSYDHDNVARVLAMTGSGEPDEEHLFTTDVR
- a CDS encoding DUF4334 domain-containing protein, with protein sequence MQLPDLMPTVPSTTAEALELFDASPAVEPDFMIGTWHGAEVPTGHHVDGLLAASGWWGKQFIDAETVHPLLFRTSDGTGLWPMNPVLAFSGVGVSKKVPAIKNHSYAKTIAATRRLYQTRTARARLRTTRYRGVDSATMVYDQLPINDVVHRLSEDAVIGAMDLKGSDKPYFFVLWRDASLTLV